The Sphingomonas sp. KR3-1 genome has a window encoding:
- a CDS encoding Hint domain-containing protein, producing MAGDPSNPFNTKLGTLNGVNFGSTQALATLNADDLQTAGDKLRAVSTTTQTQVGTLTVVDYTYMPGSGSGANYRPPVFGIITFSQIDNNSLEIPGAKQQYAIIGFSPNGLLLYKMLYADMRYISIDQLDSSYGGAVFAEQGFNASGVTFPVTFGYDASVHTACFAEGTPLLTPTGDRLVEDLVEGDAILTATGEERAIKWIGWTATRPARHAHPDEVYPVRVKAHAFAPNVPERDVRLSPGHAVHVDGVLVPAGRLINGATIVQEAVESIRYFHIELDTHDLLIAAGLPCESYLDDGNRATFLNSNDAVALHGRLDPKSWDEACAPLVAAGPQLLEIQQRLHARAEALGWVRSEEPDFSILADGVALMPVHAVNNRYWFALPAAREIALRSNRGVLSQLVPGLADHRQLGVAVSQLRLDGEVIDLESEALASGFHALEQREQARWRWTDGDASLKIAYSAPAMLEVELVMVAPSWSSPIPALRVVA from the coding sequence ATGGCGGGCGATCCTTCCAATCCTTTCAACACCAAACTCGGCACGTTGAATGGTGTGAACTTCGGTTCAACCCAGGCGCTTGCGACCCTGAATGCTGACGATCTGCAAACTGCAGGCGACAAGCTTCGGGCTGTCAGCACCACCACCCAGACCCAAGTCGGAACCCTGACGGTCGTCGACTATACCTACATGCCCGGATCCGGCAGTGGCGCAAATTACCGGCCCCCGGTATTCGGTATCATCACCTTCTCGCAGATCGACAACAACAGCCTGGAGATACCAGGTGCAAAGCAGCAATATGCGATTATCGGTTTTTCGCCGAATGGACTACTGCTATACAAGATGTTGTACGCAGACATGCGGTATATTTCGATTGATCAACTGGACTCGTCCTACGGTGGCGCGGTATTCGCAGAACAAGGCTTCAACGCGAGCGGCGTAACCTTTCCCGTTACCTTCGGTTACGATGCGAGCGTTCATACCGCCTGCTTTGCCGAGGGCACGCCGCTCCTGACGCCGACAGGGGACCGGCTGGTCGAGGACCTGGTCGAAGGCGATGCGATCCTCACCGCCACGGGCGAGGAACGGGCAATCAAATGGATTGGCTGGACGGCGACGCGGCCCGCGCGCCATGCTCATCCGGATGAAGTCTATCCGGTCCGTGTCAAGGCGCATGCTTTTGCGCCGAACGTGCCCGAGCGCGACGTTCGGCTCTCGCCTGGCCATGCCGTCCATGTCGATGGCGTGCTGGTGCCCGCCGGGCGATTGATCAACGGCGCGACGATCGTGCAGGAAGCGGTGGAATCGATCCGCTATTTCCATATCGAGCTCGACACGCACGACCTCCTGATCGCCGCCGGCCTGCCGTGCGAAAGCTATCTCGACGACGGCAATCGCGCGACCTTCCTCAATTCGAACGACGCGGTGGCGCTGCACGGCCGGCTCGATCCGAAGAGCTGGGACGAAGCGTGCGCGCCGTTGGTGGCGGCGGGTCCGCAGCTCCTGGAAATCCAGCAACGGCTGCATGCGCGCGCCGAGGCGCTTGGCTGGGTGCGCAGCGAGGAGCCCGATTTTTCGATCCTGGCCGACGGCGTCGCGCTGATGCCGGTCCATGCGGTCAACAACCGCTACTGGTTCGCATTGCCGGCGGCGCGCGAGATCGCGCTCCGGTCCAATCGCGGCGTGCTGTCGCAACTCGTCCCGGGGCTTGCCGATCACCGGCAGCTCGGCGTGGCCGTCTCGCAACTACGGCTCGACGGTGAGGTGATCGACCTTGAGAGCGAAGCGCTCGCCTCGGGCTTCCACGCGCTCGAGCAGCGCGAGCAAGCCCGCTGGCGCTGGACCGATGGCGATGCCTCGCTGAAGATCGCGTATAGCGCGCCGGCGATGCTCGAAGTGGAGCTCGTCATGGTTGCGCCGTCTTGGTCCAGCCCGATACCGGCGCTCCGCGTGGTCGCGTGA
- a CDS encoding sulfotransferase, with product MLDLIEKQDADSGSTCPCGSGLSPHNCCELDLGQAELVPPERHAEALTALTRAYHAGDREEARRLATEVLEVSPGQREALGALFNLMREAGQWQAAASAINRMAHLYSDDATIRSVAASFFLERTDLPHAHAHGRMLVRLAPEESVAHLLMGRIFLAGGKAQAAEIHLETAEQLAHPDKRNAPDLQAARAIALRDQGRFAAARAIYERISAEGNLVLPMLLDWAALEESARDFPAAFALLDRADTIHAGDVRVAVMRAGLHRRVKEPERALAAIDAPNVAGEGAGSLLTKGQILDSLGRYDEAFACFDGYKARIREAGARYLADDANQLVTSLKGFFTPGRTRLLPRAAVREGSPQPIFIVGFPRSGTTLVEQTLISHPNISAGDELPIIHSIAQRAQLLLGSPGPYPIALSELWLGDRRGHVETLRDLYLNEAHEMGAVTPGKGWFTDKMPLNETHLGLISLLFPNAPIIHLVRHPLDVVLSVFSNALTHGFYCASALESAATHYALIADLIAHYRAAMPIRYHAVRYEELVTNQEREVRTMLDFIGEPFDPAVLAFHENARHARTASYAQVTEKLYTRSRFRYRNYLEHLEPVIPILAPAIERLGYTIER from the coding sequence TTGCTCGACCTGATCGAAAAGCAGGATGCCGATAGCGGCTCGACTTGTCCCTGCGGATCCGGGCTCAGCCCGCATAATTGCTGCGAACTCGATCTTGGCCAGGCCGAGCTGGTTCCGCCGGAGCGGCACGCGGAAGCGCTGACGGCGCTGACACGTGCCTATCACGCCGGTGACCGGGAAGAAGCCCGGCGCCTGGCTACCGAAGTGCTGGAGGTCTCGCCCGGCCAGCGCGAGGCGCTGGGCGCGCTCTTCAACCTGATGCGGGAGGCGGGGCAGTGGCAGGCGGCGGCTTCCGCGATCAATCGGATGGCGCACCTCTATTCCGATGACGCGACGATCCGATCGGTGGCGGCGAGCTTCTTCCTCGAACGGACCGACCTGCCGCATGCACATGCGCATGGGCGCATGCTGGTGCGGCTCGCGCCCGAGGAATCGGTGGCGCACCTGTTGATGGGCCGCATCTTCCTGGCGGGCGGCAAGGCGCAGGCCGCGGAGATCCACCTCGAGACCGCTGAGCAGCTCGCGCATCCCGACAAGCGGAACGCGCCGGATCTCCAAGCGGCACGCGCTATCGCGCTGCGCGACCAGGGCAGGTTCGCGGCGGCGCGGGCGATTTACGAGCGCATCTCCGCGGAAGGCAACCTCGTCCTCCCGATGTTGCTCGATTGGGCGGCGCTCGAGGAATCCGCGCGCGACTTTCCGGCTGCGTTCGCGCTGCTCGATCGTGCGGACACGATACATGCCGGCGACGTCCGGGTGGCAGTGATGCGTGCCGGCCTCCATCGCCGGGTGAAGGAGCCCGAGCGGGCGCTCGCGGCGATCGACGCGCCGAACGTGGCGGGCGAGGGCGCCGGTTCGCTGCTGACCAAGGGGCAGATCCTCGACTCGCTCGGCCGCTATGATGAGGCGTTCGCCTGTTTCGACGGCTACAAGGCGCGCATCCGCGAAGCGGGCGCGCGCTATCTCGCCGACGATGCGAACCAGCTCGTCACGTCGCTCAAGGGTTTCTTCACGCCGGGGCGCACGCGGCTGCTGCCGCGCGCCGCGGTGCGCGAAGGCAGTCCACAGCCGATCTTCATCGTCGGTTTCCCGCGCTCCGGCACCACGCTCGTCGAGCAGACGCTGATCTCGCATCCGAACATCTCGGCGGGCGACGAGCTGCCGATCATCCATTCGATCGCGCAGCGCGCCCAATTGCTGCTGGGAAGCCCCGGCCCCTATCCGATCGCGCTGAGCGAGCTGTGGCTCGGCGATCGCCGCGGCCATGTCGAGACGCTGCGCGATCTTTACCTCAACGAGGCGCACGAGATGGGTGCGGTCACGCCGGGCAAGGGCTGGTTCACCGACAAGATGCCGCTCAACGAGACGCATCTCGGGCTGATCAGCCTGTTGTTCCCCAACGCACCGATCATCCACCTCGTCCGCCATCCGCTCGACGTGGTGCTCTCGGTCTTTTCGAATGCGCTCACCCATGGCTTCTATTGCGCCAGCGCGCTGGAGAGCGCCGCTACGCATTATGCGCTGATCGCCGATCTGATCGCCCATTATCGCGCGGCCATGCCGATCCGCTATCACGCGGTGCGCTACGAAGAACTGGTGACCAACCAGGAGCGCGAGGTGCGCACGATGCTCGATTTCATCGGCGAGCCGTTCGATCCGGCGGTGCTCGCCTTCCATGAGAACGCACGGCATGCCCGCACCGCCAGCTATGCGCAGGTGACCGAGAAGCTCTATACGCGCTCACGCTTCCGCTATCGCAACTATCTCGAGCACCTCGAGCCGGTGATCCCGATCCTCGCGCCGGCGATCGAGCGGCTCGGCTATACGATCGAGCGTTGA
- a CDS encoding ATPase, T2SS/T4P/T4SS family — protein MDGLAAMLRDRGLLAEEALQRALLIERESGERLEAVVTRLGMLSEDRLAAELARFSGLAAIAADAFPANPVEGPELSLAFLRDMRAVPIAIDEATVRIAVSNPFDPFAVQAFGFMFRRRVERMIGRASDIDVAIERLYHGQQPDADAIDDAVDDDDLERLKDLVSDAPVIRAVNRLIANAVDQRASDIHIEPGDDGLSIRFRVDGMLRDAGRLPVAMRAPLASRIKVMARLNIAERRLPQDGRMRISVRGNEIDLRVATAPSIHGESVVMRILDRSKLALDFTALGFDPGLAGKLREAITRPHGIVLVTGPTGSGKTTTLYAALSELNAAERKLLTVEDPIEYRLPGVVQTQVNPGIGFTFGSALRSFLRQDPDVMMVGEIRDPETAQIAVQAALTGHMILSTLHTNTAAGAVSRLLDMGVEPFLLGSVLTGVLAQRLVRRLCPECRQPFDAREGGPEALRPLLALRGVERLYHAVGCAHCSGSGYSGRIALLEFLRVDGAVERLILKRADTREILAAAEQGGMRSLAADGVVKAAAGLTTIEEVLRVASGEG, from the coding sequence ATGGACGGCCTCGCCGCAATGCTGCGCGACCGCGGGCTGCTGGCGGAGGAGGCGCTGCAACGCGCGCTGCTCATCGAGCGCGAATCGGGCGAGCGGCTCGAGGCGGTGGTGACGCGGCTGGGCATGCTCTCCGAGGACCGGCTCGCTGCCGAACTTGCCCGCTTCTCCGGCCTCGCCGCGATCGCCGCGGATGCATTCCCGGCGAACCCGGTCGAGGGTCCCGAGCTTTCGCTTGCCTTCCTGCGCGACATGCGCGCGGTTCCGATCGCGATCGACGAAGCCACGGTGCGCATCGCGGTTTCGAACCCGTTCGATCCATTCGCGGTGCAGGCCTTCGGCTTCATGTTCCGGCGCCGAGTCGAACGCATGATCGGCCGGGCCAGCGACATAGATGTCGCGATCGAGCGGCTCTATCATGGGCAGCAGCCGGATGCCGACGCCATCGATGACGCCGTGGACGATGATGATCTCGAACGGCTGAAGGATCTGGTCAGCGACGCGCCGGTGATTCGTGCGGTCAATCGGCTGATCGCCAACGCGGTCGATCAGCGCGCCTCGGACATTCATATCGAGCCGGGTGACGACGGCCTGTCGATTCGCTTCCGCGTCGATGGCATGCTGCGCGATGCCGGCCGGCTGCCGGTGGCGATGCGCGCGCCGCTCGCGTCGCGCATCAAGGTGATGGCGCGGCTCAACATCGCCGAGCGCCGGCTGCCGCAGGACGGGCGGATGCGCATTTCGGTGCGCGGCAACGAGATCGATCTGCGCGTCGCCACCGCGCCGTCGATCCACGGCGAGAGCGTCGTCATGCGCATCCTCGATCGCTCCAAGCTGGCACTCGATTTCACCGCGCTCGGCTTCGATCCGGGCCTTGCCGGGAAACTGCGCGAGGCAATCACCCGCCCGCATGGCATCGTGCTCGTCACCGGCCCGACCGGGAGCGGCAAGACCACGACGCTCTATGCCGCGCTTTCCGAGCTCAACGCGGCCGAGCGCAAGCTGCTCACCGTCGAAGATCCGATCGAATATCGCCTGCCCGGAGTCGTGCAGACGCAGGTCAATCCGGGGATCGGCTTCACCTTCGGATCGGCGTTGCGCTCGTTCCTGCGGCAGGATCCCGATGTGATGATGGTCGGCGAAATCCGCGATCCGGAGACAGCGCAGATCGCGGTCCAGGCAGCGTTGACGGGCCATATGATCCTCTCGACGCTGCACACCAACACTGCGGCGGGCGCGGTCTCGCGGCTGCTCGACATGGGCGTGGAGCCGTTCCTGCTCGGGTCGGTGCTCACCGGCGTGCTTGCGCAGCGGCTGGTCCGCCGGCTCTGCCCGGAGTGTCGGCAGCCCTTCGATGCGCGGGAGGGAGGTCCCGAGGCACTGCGTCCGCTCCTCGCGCTCCGCGGCGTCGAGCGACTGTATCACGCGGTGGGCTGCGCGCACTGCAGCGGCAGCGGCTATTCGGGTCGGATTGCGTTGCTCGAATTCCTGCGGGTCGATGGCGCGGTGGAGCGGCTGATCCTGAAGCGGGCCGATACGCGCGAGATCCTCGCCGCGGCCGAGCAGGGCGGCATGCGCAGCCTGGCGGCAGACGGAGTCGTCAAGGCGGCGGCGGGGCTGACCACGATCGAGGAAGTCCTGCGCGTCGCGAGCGGGGAAGGCTGA